One Dietzia sp. JS16-p6b genomic window carries:
- the hisB gene encoding imidazoleglycerol-phosphate dehydratase HisB gives MSEQGGRVGRVERTTRESSIVVEIDLDGTGRTEIATGVPFFDHMLTAFGQHGAFDLTVRATGDVEIEAHHTVEDTAIVLGQALGKALGDKRGIRRFGQCSIPMDETLAEAVVDVSGRPYCVHSGEPDVMIGYVVVGHDSAPYGTVLNRHVFETLASHARIALHVRVHYGRDPHHITEAEYKAVARALRAAVEPDPRISGIPSTKGAL, from the coding sequence ATGAGCGAGCAGGGTGGACGAGTGGGTCGCGTCGAGCGCACCACCAGGGAGTCGTCGATCGTCGTCGAGATCGATCTCGACGGCACCGGCCGGACGGAGATCGCCACCGGCGTCCCGTTCTTCGACCACATGCTCACCGCGTTCGGTCAGCACGGCGCGTTCGACCTCACCGTGCGCGCGACGGGCGACGTCGAGATCGAGGCGCACCACACCGTCGAGGACACCGCCATCGTGCTGGGACAGGCGCTCGGGAAGGCGCTGGGCGACAAGCGGGGCATCCGCCGGTTCGGCCAGTGTTCGATCCCCATGGACGAGACCCTCGCCGAGGCGGTTGTCGACGTCTCGGGCCGCCCGTACTGCGTCCACAGCGGAGAACCCGACGTCATGATCGGGTACGTCGTCGTGGGGCACGACAGCGCCCCGTACGGCACCGTGCTCAACCGGCACGTCTTCGAGACCCTCGCGTCGCACGCCCGTATCGCGCTGCACGTCCGCGTGCACTACGGGCGCGACCCCCACCACATCACCGAGGCGGAGTACAAGGCCGTCGCCCGGGCGCTGCGCGCCGCGGTCGAACCGGATCCCCGCATCAGTGGGATCCCCTCGACCAAGGGCGCCCTGTGA
- a CDS encoding ABC transporter ATP-binding protein: MSHATVHGAAGLDPTATAGLRMEDVVLTYPDGDGRLTAVDRVSCGIDRGRSLAVTGPSGSGKSSLLAAAATLTPPDSGHVWLATRDGEVDLAAVSARRAAELRRTEIGIVFQQSNLVESLTAREQLEAMAWLGGRPSRARRTAVRVRADELLDRVGLGPMADRSVGALSGGQRQRVAVARALVHGPSMLLADEPTSALDSESGAVVMDLLLATAREFDVALMLVTHDEGVAALCDARIHLVDGAVRFG, encoded by the coding sequence ATGTCCCATGCCACCGTTCACGGTGCCGCTGGCCTCGACCCCACCGCGACCGCCGGGTTGCGGATGGAGGACGTCGTCCTGACCTACCCCGACGGCGACGGCCGGCTCACCGCCGTGGACCGCGTCTCGTGCGGGATCGACCGCGGCCGCAGTCTCGCGGTGACCGGGCCCTCCGGCTCGGGCAAGTCCAGTCTGCTGGCCGCCGCGGCCACGCTCACCCCGCCGGATTCCGGTCACGTGTGGTTGGCGACCCGCGACGGCGAGGTGGACCTGGCGGCGGTGAGTGCCCGCCGGGCGGCCGAGCTGCGCCGGACGGAGATCGGCATCGTCTTCCAACAGTCCAACCTGGTCGAGTCCCTCACCGCGCGCGAGCAACTCGAGGCCATGGCCTGGCTCGGGGGACGGCCGTCGCGTGCGCGCCGGACGGCGGTGCGGGTGCGAGCCGACGAACTCCTGGACAGGGTTGGCCTGGGGCCGATGGCCGATCGGTCCGTGGGAGCCCTGTCGGGAGGGCAGCGCCAGCGGGTGGCCGTCGCACGAGCGCTGGTCCACGGTCCGTCGATGCTCCTGGCGGACGAGCCGACCAGTGCGCTGGACTCGGAATCGGGCGCCGTCGTGATGGACCTGCTCCTGGCCACGGCGCGGGAGTTCGACGTGGCGCTGATGCTGGTCACGCACGACGAGGGGGTGGCGGCGCTATGTGACGCACGCATACACCTGGTGGACGGTGCGGTCCGGTTCGGCTAG
- the hisD gene encoding histidinol dehydrogenase, whose protein sequence is MLSRIDLRGRTLGTAELRRTLPRGAADVDSVVGTVRPVVEAVREHGALAALGYGEKFDRVRPASVRVPAEVITEAGEALDPDVRAALVEAIRRARIVHSAQRRSDTVTEVAAGGFVTEKWVPVERVGLYVPGGKAVYPSSVIMNVVPAQVAGVGSLVVASPPQADSGGWPHPTILGACALLGVDEVWAVGGAQAVALLAHGGEDTDGRELEPVDMVTGPGNVYVTAAKRLCRSVVGIDSEAGPTEIAVLADHTADPVHIAYDLISQAEHDPNAASVLVTDSEQLADAVAREVGARYTVTLNSGRVREALEGPQSGIVLVDDIDAGLRVVDAYAAEHLEVQTRDPAGDAARVRNAGAIFVGAYSPVPLGDYAAGSNHVLPTSGTARHSSGLSVQTFLRGIHVIDYDRAALKEIAPTVVSLADAERLPAHGEAVRARFEDLAAEEGQK, encoded by the coding sequence ATGCTCTCCCGCATCGACCTGCGCGGTCGCACCCTCGGTACCGCCGAGCTGCGTCGCACACTCCCGCGAGGCGCCGCCGACGTCGACTCCGTCGTCGGCACCGTCCGCCCGGTGGTCGAGGCGGTCCGGGAGCACGGGGCCTTAGCCGCGCTCGGCTACGGCGAGAAGTTCGACCGGGTGCGGCCCGCCTCGGTGCGGGTCCCCGCCGAGGTCATCACCGAGGCCGGCGAGGCCCTCGACCCTGACGTGCGCGCGGCCCTGGTCGAGGCCATCCGCCGCGCGAGGATCGTCCACTCCGCCCAGCGGCGCTCGGACACCGTGACCGAGGTCGCCGCTGGCGGCTTCGTCACCGAGAAGTGGGTCCCCGTCGAGCGGGTGGGCCTCTACGTTCCCGGCGGCAAGGCCGTGTACCCGTCGAGCGTCATCATGAACGTCGTGCCGGCACAGGTCGCGGGGGTCGGTTCCCTCGTGGTGGCCTCCCCGCCCCAGGCCGACTCCGGTGGCTGGCCCCACCCCACCATCCTCGGCGCGTGTGCTCTGCTCGGGGTGGACGAGGTCTGGGCCGTCGGAGGCGCCCAGGCCGTGGCCCTGCTCGCCCACGGCGGCGAGGACACCGACGGACGCGAGCTCGAGCCCGTCGACATGGTCACCGGCCCCGGCAACGTCTACGTCACCGCCGCCAAGCGACTGTGCCGCAGCGTCGTGGGGATCGATTCGGAGGCCGGTCCCACAGAGATCGCCGTCCTGGCCGACCACACGGCCGACCCGGTCCACATCGCCTACGACCTCATCAGCCAGGCCGAGCACGACCCCAACGCGGCGAGCGTGCTGGTCACCGACTCCGAGCAGCTCGCCGACGCCGTCGCCCGGGAGGTCGGGGCCCGCTACACCGTCACCCTCAACTCGGGCCGCGTGCGCGAGGCGCTCGAGGGCCCGCAGTCGGGCATCGTCCTGGTGGACGACATCGACGCTGGCCTGCGCGTGGTGGACGCGTACGCGGCCGAGCACCTGGAGGTGCAGACCCGTGACCCGGCGGGCGACGCCGCCCGCGTCCGCAACGCCGGGGCGATCTTCGTGGGTGCCTACTCCCCGGTGCCGCTCGGCGACTACGCGGCGGGCTCGAACCACGTCCTGCCCACCTCGGGGACCGCACGCCACTCGTCCGGGTTGAGCGTCCAGACCTTCCTGCGCGGTATCCACGTCATCGACTACGACCGGGCCGCCCTCAAGGAGATCGCCCCGACGGTCGTGTCGCTCGCCGACGCCGAGCGACTGCCGGCCCACGGTGAGGCCGTCCGGGCCCGCTTCGAGGACCTCGCCGCCGAGGAGGGACAGAAGTGA
- a CDS encoding ArsI/CadI family heavy metal resistance metalloenzyme, which translates to MSRVQLALNVDDVDEAVRFYSTLLRVEPAKRKPGYANFVVEQPPLKLVLLENPGQGGSLNHLGVEVESSEQVHGEIARLTDAGLFTDEEIGTTCCFATQDKVWVTGPGGERWEIYTVLADSETFGTSPVVGDTTRNDDEAGADSEGGACCA; encoded by the coding sequence ATGTCCCGTGTGCAACTCGCCCTCAACGTCGACGACGTCGACGAGGCCGTCCGGTTCTACTCGACGCTGCTGCGCGTCGAGCCAGCCAAGCGCAAGCCCGGCTACGCCAACTTCGTGGTGGAGCAGCCGCCCCTCAAGCTGGTCCTGCTCGAGAACCCGGGCCAGGGAGGCTCGCTCAACCACTTGGGCGTCGAGGTCGAGTCCAGCGAGCAGGTCCACGGCGAGATCGCGCGACTGACCGACGCCGGCCTGTTCACCGACGAGGAGATCGGCACGACCTGCTGCTTCGCCACCCAGGACAAGGTGTGGGTCACCGGCCCGGGAGGCGAGCGGTGGGAGATCTACACGGTCCTGGCCGACTCGGAGACGTTCGGGACGTCGCCGGTGGTGGGTGACACCACCAGGAACGACGACGAGGCCGGCGCCGATTCCGAGGGTGGCGCCTGCTGCGCGTGA
- the hisH gene encoding imidazole glycerol phosphate synthase subunit HisH, with the protein MTSLAPQVALLDYGSGNLRSAHRALERVGARVELTSDPGVATEADALVVPGVGAFAACMEGLRAVKGPRIIGERLAGGRPVLGICVGMQVMFERGTEFSDGEHAESGAAGCGEWPGVVERLEAPVLPHMGWNTVEAPEHSVLFAGMPSDERFYFVHSYGVQRWAMEPSDHLTPPDVTWARHGTRFVAAVENGPLSATQFHPEKSGDAGLQLLENWIRSVG; encoded by the coding sequence ATGACCTCACTGGCCCCGCAGGTGGCGCTCCTCGACTACGGCTCGGGCAACCTCCGCTCCGCCCACCGCGCGCTGGAGCGTGTCGGTGCGCGGGTCGAGCTCACCTCCGACCCCGGGGTGGCCACCGAGGCGGACGCCCTCGTCGTCCCGGGGGTCGGAGCGTTCGCGGCGTGTATGGAGGGCCTCCGGGCCGTCAAGGGACCACGGATCATCGGCGAACGCCTCGCCGGCGGTCGGCCCGTCCTGGGAATCTGCGTCGGGATGCAGGTCATGTTCGAGCGGGGGACCGAGTTCTCGGACGGCGAGCACGCCGAGTCCGGGGCGGCGGGATGCGGCGAGTGGCCCGGTGTGGTGGAGCGGTTGGAGGCGCCGGTGCTGCCGCACATGGGGTGGAACACCGTCGAGGCGCCCGAGCACAGTGTGCTGTTCGCCGGAATGCCCTCGGACGAGCGCTTCTACTTCGTCCACTCGTACGGCGTGCAACGGTGGGCGATGGAGCCGTCCGACCACCTGACCCCGCCGGATGTCACCTGGGCCCGGCACGGCACGAGGTTCGTCGCCGCCGTGGAGAACGGCCCCCTGTCGGCCACCCAGTTCCACCCCGAGAAATCGGGTGACGCCGGCCTGCAGCTGCTCGAGAACTGGATCCGATCCGTTGGCTGA
- a CDS encoding histidinol-phosphate transaminase produces MNDTPRRGVGLDALPLRENLRGTSAYGAPQLEVPVQLNTNENPHPPSAALVADIAEAVSAAAADLNRYPDRDAVDLRTDLAAYLTRQTGVEVDVDMVWAANGSNEILQQLLQAFGGPGRSAMGFVPSYSMHPILAAGTDTEWIPVDRGADLAIDVEAALAAIAGHRPDIVFLTTPNNPTGHVIELDDLRRLIGAAPGIVVVDEAYAEFSPSPSACTLLAEFPAKLVVSRTMSKAFAFAGGRLGYFAADPAFVDAVLLVRLPYHLSVIAQAAAAAALRHADETLASVALLAEERKRVTAGLESLGYDVLPSEANFVLYGPFEDAPRAWRRYLDSGVLIRDVGIPGRLRATIGLESENDRLLQVSAELAGTEITTTRERR; encoded by the coding sequence GTGAACGACACCCCCCGTCGCGGCGTCGGCCTGGACGCGCTGCCACTGCGCGAGAACCTGCGCGGCACGAGCGCCTACGGAGCCCCACAACTCGAGGTGCCGGTGCAGCTCAACACCAACGAGAACCCGCACCCGCCGAGCGCGGCGCTGGTCGCCGACATCGCGGAGGCGGTCTCCGCGGCCGCGGCCGACCTCAACCGCTACCCGGACCGGGACGCCGTCGACCTGCGCACCGACCTCGCCGCCTACCTCACCCGGCAGACCGGCGTGGAGGTGGACGTGGACATGGTGTGGGCGGCCAACGGCTCCAACGAGATCCTCCAGCAGTTGCTGCAGGCCTTCGGCGGGCCCGGGCGCAGCGCGATGGGATTCGTCCCCAGCTACTCGATGCACCCGATCCTCGCTGCGGGCACGGACACCGAGTGGATCCCGGTCGACCGGGGTGCGGACCTGGCGATCGACGTCGAGGCCGCGCTGGCGGCGATCGCCGGCCACCGCCCCGACATCGTCTTCCTCACGACACCCAACAATCCGACGGGCCACGTGATCGAGCTGGACGACCTGCGGCGGCTGATCGGCGCGGCACCGGGGATCGTCGTGGTCGACGAGGCGTACGCGGAGTTCTCCCCCTCGCCGAGCGCGTGCACGCTCCTGGCCGAGTTCCCGGCGAAGCTGGTCGTCTCGCGCACCATGAGCAAGGCCTTCGCGTTCGCCGGCGGGCGGCTCGGGTACTTCGCGGCCGACCCGGCGTTCGTCGACGCGGTTCTGCTCGTCCGCCTGCCGTACCACCTGTCGGTGATCGCGCAGGCGGCCGCCGCGGCCGCGCTGAGGCATGCCGACGAGACCCTGGCCTCGGTCGCGCTGCTGGCCGAGGAGCGCAAGCGTGTCACGGCGGGACTCGAGTCGCTCGGGTACGACGTGCTGCCCAGCGAGGCCAATTTCGTGCTCTACGGACCCTTCGAGGACGCGCCCCGTGCCTGGCGCCGCTACCTCGACTCCGGCGTGCTCATCCGCGACGTGGGCATCCCCGGCCGTCTTCGTGCGACCATCGGGCTGGAGAGCGAGAACGACCGGCTGCTGCAGGTGAGCGCCGAGCTGGCGGGAACAGAGATCACCACCACGAGGGAGAGACGATGA
- a CDS encoding response regulator transcription factor yields MTTTSVRVLIADDHAVVRTGLRALVASDPAIEVVADVPTADGAVERARIGDVDVVLMDLRFAGDASAGVRATRRLRALESPPQVLVLTSHDTDADIIGAIEAGACGYLLKDAGPDELLAAVRAAAAGESALSPTVAATLMTRLRDPRPVLTDREVEVLRAVATGETNRQVATSLHVSEATVKTHLVHVFDKLGVTSRTAAVARARELGVV; encoded by the coding sequence ATGACGACGACGAGCGTGCGCGTTCTGATCGCGGACGATCACGCGGTGGTCCGGACGGGACTTCGCGCGTTGGTCGCTTCGGACCCCGCCATCGAGGTGGTGGCCGACGTCCCCACCGCTGACGGCGCCGTCGAGCGGGCGCGGATCGGCGACGTGGACGTGGTGCTCATGGACCTGCGCTTCGCGGGTGACGCCTCCGCGGGCGTCAGGGCGACCCGGCGACTCCGCGCACTCGAGTCACCACCGCAGGTCTTGGTCCTGACCAGCCACGACACCGATGCGGACATCATCGGGGCGATCGAGGCCGGGGCCTGCGGGTACCTCCTCAAGGACGCCGGTCCCGACGAGCTGCTGGCCGCCGTCCGCGCCGCGGCGGCCGGGGAGAGCGCGCTCTCCCCGACCGTCGCCGCCACTCTGATGACCCGGCTGCGCGACCCACGGCCGGTGCTGACCGATCGCGAGGTGGAGGTGTTGCGGGCGGTGGCGACGGGCGAGACCAATCGGCAGGTCGCGACGTCCCTGCACGTGTCGGAGGCGACGGTCAAGACGCACCTCGTGCACGTCTTCGACAAACTCGGTGTGACGTCCCGGACGGCCGCGGTGGCCAGGGCCCGCGAGCTCGGGGTGGTGTAG
- a CDS encoding Rv2640c family ArsR-like transcriptional regulator: MPKALPLLDVSSPVCCAPVSAGPIGHEDAVEIALRLKALADPVRIRLLSLLLTSDDGEVRTGDLSAATGVAESTTSHHLGRLREAGMIESERRGMSVFHRARGSAIDALRAALDPNCCT, translated from the coding sequence ATGCCCAAGGCCCTGCCCCTCCTCGACGTCAGCTCGCCGGTCTGCTGCGCGCCCGTATCGGCGGGGCCGATCGGCCACGAGGACGCCGTGGAGATCGCGCTGCGTCTCAAGGCCCTCGCCGACCCGGTCCGGATCCGACTGCTGTCGCTCCTTCTCACCAGTGACGACGGCGAGGTCCGCACCGGAGATCTGTCCGCCGCGACCGGCGTCGCGGAGTCGACCACCTCCCATCACCTGGGCCGGCTCCGCGAGGCCGGGATGATCGAGTCGGAGCGGCGCGGGATGAGCGTGTTCCACCGTGCCCGCGGGTCCGCGATCGACGCCCTGCGCGCCGCGCTCGACCCGAACTGTTGCACCTAG
- a CDS encoding FtsX-like permease family protein gives MFFALRDLRTARGRFALITGVVLLLSVLVAGLLGLTAGLAHQSVSALRALGSGDSTFVLPADEDGAVDLDRASLTGEQVDRVTEADPSAVPLGVARIRVDDGTETGASAVAVGLGGPVGSLTPPASGEVLTSTGVDDEVGAGGTVLRVDGSALRVTGGVGDLWHSHTPVVVTDLATWRGLAPRGGAATAVAVSSEGPGASRGPAAQPGLTGVDAEGLVSSLPSHRAENTSLNTMTFMLLAVTALVVGAFFAVWGLQRRRDVAVLKALGASTAAVVRDSVGQAAIVLVVGIGGGVGIAALFGVVAPGAVPYVVSPATTVLPALLLAVLGLAGAAVSLRPVVSADPSTALGALR, from the coding sequence ATGTTCTTCGCACTCCGCGACCTGCGCACCGCGCGGGGCCGCTTCGCGCTCATCACGGGCGTCGTACTGCTGCTGTCCGTACTGGTCGCCGGCCTGCTCGGGCTCACCGCGGGTCTGGCGCACCAGAGTGTGTCCGCGCTGCGGGCCCTGGGCAGTGGCGACTCGACCTTCGTCCTACCTGCCGACGAGGACGGGGCCGTGGACCTCGATCGCGCCTCCCTCACCGGCGAGCAGGTGGACCGGGTGACCGAAGCCGACCCCTCAGCCGTCCCCCTGGGCGTTGCCCGCATCCGCGTGGACGACGGGACCGAGACCGGCGCCTCGGCCGTCGCCGTGGGTCTCGGCGGCCCCGTGGGATCGTTGACGCCGCCCGCATCGGGGGAGGTCCTGACCTCTACAGGCGTCGACGACGAGGTGGGCGCCGGTGGGACCGTACTCAGGGTCGACGGCAGCGCTCTGCGCGTCACCGGAGGGGTCGGCGACCTGTGGCATTCGCACACCCCCGTCGTCGTCACCGACTTGGCCACGTGGCGCGGGCTCGCCCCGCGCGGTGGGGCGGCCACCGCCGTCGCCGTCTCATCCGAGGGGCCGGGGGCGTCCAGGGGCCCGGCGGCCCAGCCCGGTCTGACGGGGGTCGACGCCGAGGGCCTGGTGTCCTCGCTGCCCTCGCACCGCGCCGAGAACACCTCGCTGAACACCATGACGTTCATGCTGCTGGCGGTCACCGCGCTGGTCGTGGGAGCGTTCTTCGCTGTCTGGGGCCTGCAGCGCCGCCGTGACGTCGCGGTGCTCAAGGCCCTGGGTGCGTCCACCGCCGCGGTGGTGCGCGACTCCGTCGGCCAGGCGGCGATCGTCCTGGTGGTGGGCATCGGAGGCGGCGTGGGGATCGCCGCGCTGTTCGGGGTGGTGGCGCCAGGGGCGGTGCCCTACGTCGTCTCGCCCGCCACCACCGTGCTCCCCGCCCTCCTCCTGGCGGTCCTCGGGCTGGCCGGAGCCGCCGTCTCTCTGCGCCCCGTCGTCTCCGCGGACCCGTCCACCGCCCTCGGTGCGCTCCGGTGA
- a CDS encoding YceI family protein, with protein MRRLPWIIGAVVVIVVVALIAAPYLYKAVRGGDDAPAATVSVDGAEEATGTLEGTWVVVPGTAPNETTAGYTVNEILRGEPVTVVGSTDQVSGRAVVSGTTLESASFDVQVAGIETDIDQRDVQARSPQILDTGSHPSATLTVAEPVDLAAVPSDGTTVSIPMVVELTIKGTTVREHTEVTVLRTGDALIASGAVPLTWAEVGVEPPSLGFVAVEPAGTIDFLVSLARQ; from the coding sequence ATGCGGAGACTCCCCTGGATCATCGGCGCTGTCGTCGTCATCGTCGTCGTCGCGCTGATCGCAGCGCCCTACCTCTACAAGGCCGTGCGTGGAGGTGACGACGCGCCGGCCGCGACCGTCTCCGTCGACGGAGCCGAGGAGGCGACCGGCACCCTGGAGGGCACGTGGGTGGTGGTGCCGGGGACCGCGCCCAACGAGACGACCGCCGGGTACACGGTCAACGAGATCCTGCGGGGGGAGCCGGTCACCGTCGTCGGCAGCACCGACCAGGTGAGCGGGCGGGCGGTCGTGTCCGGGACCACCCTCGAGTCCGCATCGTTCGACGTGCAGGTGGCGGGAATCGAGACGGACATCGACCAGCGCGACGTTCAGGCCCGCTCCCCCCAGATCCTCGACACCGGGTCCCATCCCTCGGCGACACTCACCGTGGCCGAACCTGTGGATCTGGCTGCGGTGCCGTCGGACGGCACAACGGTATCGATCCCGATGGTGGTCGAGCTGACGATCAAGGGCACGACCGTGCGTGAGCACACCGAGGTGACCGTCCTGCGGACGGGCGACGCCCTGATCGCCTCCGGCGCGGTCCCCCTCACCTGGGCCGAGGTCGGGGTCGAGCCGCCGAGCCTCGGTTTCGTCGCCGTGGAACCGGCCGGAACGATCGACTTCCTGGTGAGCCTGGCCCGGCAGTAG
- a CDS encoding sensor histidine kinase translates to MTGPSRPRASAELPPESAGVRAVFTQLQVALHTLVAALLAFTLVSAHRDTAGEPDLVAVAAAVGFTAVYLAGTVWDHLHGTGRAARLWWLAAVLALWSVLVIRVPEAAYLAFPLFFLAQFLLPVWAGIAAVAALATVAMMALGMHGGFTPAGVVGPAVGALVAVGLGTGVRALDRESRARREVIAELVRTRSELAHREREVGREAERARLAGEIHDTVAQGLASIGMLLHAVERADPSHPAVDQTRLAREVAGENLTETRRLIAALRPAPLDGVSLAGALGRVAERARAEHPGIEVTADCSLEVDPPPEVAAVLVRVAQEALANAVTHASPSRVEVTLTGSSTAVALEVRDDGRGFDVAAPRPTASFGLDGMARRVSGLGGEFDVSSETGAGTTIRAVLPTVVGGSGT, encoded by the coding sequence GTGACCGGCCCGTCCCGCCCCCGAGCGAGCGCAGAGCTGCCTCCCGAGTCGGCCGGCGTCCGGGCGGTCTTCACCCAACTGCAGGTGGCCCTGCACACCCTCGTGGCGGCCCTGCTCGCGTTCACGCTGGTCAGCGCGCACCGGGACACCGCCGGCGAACCGGACCTCGTGGCGGTGGCGGCTGCGGTCGGATTCACCGCCGTGTACCTGGCCGGGACCGTGTGGGACCACCTACACGGGACCGGCCGGGCCGCGAGACTGTGGTGGCTCGCCGCTGTGCTGGCGCTGTGGTCGGTCCTGGTGATCCGGGTGCCGGAGGCCGCCTACCTGGCGTTTCCGCTGTTCTTCCTGGCCCAGTTCCTCCTGCCCGTGTGGGCCGGGATCGCGGCGGTCGCGGCACTCGCCACGGTGGCGATGATGGCCCTGGGGATGCACGGGGGGTTCACTCCCGCCGGGGTCGTGGGCCCCGCGGTGGGGGCGCTCGTCGCGGTGGGGCTGGGCACCGGCGTCCGGGCGCTCGACCGGGAGTCCCGGGCACGGCGCGAGGTGATCGCCGAGCTGGTCAGGACCCGCTCCGAGCTGGCTCATCGGGAGCGGGAGGTGGGCCGGGAAGCCGAGCGGGCCCGCCTTGCCGGCGAGATCCACGACACCGTCGCCCAGGGGCTCGCGAGCATCGGTATGTTGCTGCACGCCGTCGAGCGCGCGGACCCCTCGCACCCGGCCGTCGACCAGACCCGCCTCGCGCGAGAGGTGGCCGGCGAGAACCTCACCGAGACCCGCCGCCTCATCGCCGCGCTACGCCCGGCTCCGCTCGACGGCGTGTCGCTCGCGGGCGCACTGGGCCGTGTCGCGGAGCGGGCCCGCGCGGAGCATCCGGGGATCGAGGTGACCGCGGACTGCTCCCTCGAGGTCGACCCACCCCCCGAGGTCGCCGCCGTGCTCGTCCGCGTGGCGCAGGAGGCGTTGGCGAACGCGGTCACACACGCCTCACCCTCGAGGGTGGAGGTGACGCTGACCGGGTCATCCACCGCTGTCGCGCTCGAGGTACGCGATGACGGTCGGGGTTTCGACGTCGCCGCGCCTCGGCCCACCGCATCGTTCGGTCTGGACGGGATGGCGCGTCGGGTGTCCGGGCTGGGAGGAGAGTTCGACGTGAGCTCCGAGACCGGCGCGGGAACCACGATCCGCGCCGTGCTCCCGACGGTGGTGGGAGGCTCGGGGACATGA
- a CDS encoding MFS transporter: MMTVAGSALVAELAPPGMLGRATSLIGLAVGISEAIFLPVGLWLLEVFGLATVAWSATAFGVLGLLAAARLPDVHPAPARPSDPSALGRRAMIVLLAGPFLVMVAVSLPYGAAASFLSPALDSIVSGSGAVVAGVGLGLLGVGVIVGRTFAGLVSDRRGPGALVWPGLAFSALGMAGIAGLLTLSANPWWFIAPTVVFGLGFGAVQNEALVGSFERMPRSRLGTASASWNISFDAGTGLGSVVMGAVAGFGYVVLFMVAAGIVLVVGGPAAVGARRTRPARDLTVLHRDDKVGS, encoded by the coding sequence ATGATGACGGTCGCCGGCTCCGCGCTGGTCGCGGAGCTCGCGCCACCCGGGATGCTCGGCCGAGCCACCTCGCTGATCGGCCTCGCGGTGGGCATCTCCGAGGCGATCTTCCTGCCCGTCGGGCTGTGGCTGCTGGAGGTGTTCGGTCTGGCCACGGTCGCCTGGAGCGCCACGGCCTTCGGAGTTCTCGGCCTGCTCGCCGCCGCACGACTCCCCGATGTGCACCCAGCCCCCGCGAGGCCCTCCGACCCGTCCGCGCTCGGCCGCCGGGCGATGATCGTGCTGCTCGCCGGGCCGTTCCTCGTCATGGTGGCGGTCTCCCTGCCCTACGGCGCCGCCGCGTCCTTCCTCTCACCCGCCCTGGACTCGATCGTCTCGGGGAGCGGAGCGGTCGTCGCGGGGGTCGGTCTCGGCCTCCTCGGGGTGGGCGTGATCGTCGGCCGCACCTTCGCCGGCCTCGTCTCCGATCGGCGCGGGCCCGGCGCGCTGGTCTGGCCCGGGCTCGCGTTCTCGGCGCTCGGCATGGCCGGGATCGCCGGCCTGCTCACGCTGTCGGCGAACCCGTGGTGGTTCATCGCCCCCACCGTGGTGTTCGGACTCGGGTTCGGCGCCGTGCAGAACGAGGCGCTCGTCGGGTCCTTCGAGCGGATGCCGCGCTCGCGCCTGGGGACCGCGTCCGCCTCGTGGAACATCTCCTTCGACGCCGGCACGGGCCTCGGATCGGTGGTCATGGGAGCGGTCGCCGGGTTCGGCTACGTGGTCCTGTTCATGGTGGCGGCGGGAATCGTCCTCGTCGTGGGCGGCCCCGCGGCGGTGGGCGCCCGGCGCACCCGGCCCGCGCGTGATCTGACCGTGCTGCATCGGGACGATAAAGTGGGGTCATGA